Sequence from the Fragaria vesca subsp. vesca linkage group LG4, FraVesHawaii_1.0, whole genome shotgun sequence genome:
TCTTCAGTATGTGCCTTATAATTCATAAAACAACTTTGCCACAACAGAACAACAATTTTTGACTCATAATACTAATAGCCTCTATTCCTGTTCCTATATTGTCTGAGAGCTATTTTTCATAGGCATTTGCTTTATAGTTTTTCATTTTGGTCTTCACTTGCTTTTTTTTGTTTTTTGTTTTTTTGTTTTCTTTACGGTGTTATTAAGAAGGGAAAATTTTAAGAATAGTACACGAACTATCGTCCATTGATAATTAAGGTTTCTCAGCTTTAGAAAATAACACATAGGTACATGAACTAATAAGTTAAGTCCAATTATCATCTGTCAGTTATTAACACCGCTAAGCTTATATAAATATTAATATTTGGAAGGGTAGTTTGGTAATCTCACTCTAATCTTTTGTGTCTCTCTCTCTCTCTCTCTCTCTCTCTCTCTTACCAAGTCTCTCTCTTACCATTTCTCTCTCTCATATATACCAGCAAGACCACAATTCTCTCCCTCATACCAGCATGAACAACGTCGTGCAAAACGAAACAGAAATTCTAGCCAAGGAAGCATATAATTATCCAGCCCAAAATCAACACCTAGTTGATCAATATGTCCCAAGTCAATCTCCCCAACAAAAAACATATTAAACAATATATTTCATGAACTCAGCAAACAAAATTTTAATAATGCAAAATCAAATATTTCAACAATTTAGATTGGAAACCAACTGGGTTGCAATTAACAAACCAAAAACCAAATGAGAGCAATGGAGATCCCAGAACACTCAGCTCCAAATCTCCTTTCCATGCTTTCTGCAATCCAAGCAGAAACATGCTCATCTTTTTCTATAAAAAAAAAATACAAAAAAAACAAACAAACAAACAAACCTTGTGCTCATCCTCGTACATGGAACTCCTAATCAAGCAATTTCACACCAAAATTTCATCAACAAATTACTGAATCAAGACACTTGCTAAATGATCCGACCATGATTTATCAATAAATACATGAATTTGGCATATGTAAGGCAATTGACTAATTGATCAATGAAGATCATCATTTCTTAGTCTCACTCTTAATCCTTCGTTGTTCCTACCTCCCCTGCTATGCCTTCACCTACAGCCCAGAAACCCAAAGAAACCATATATGCCATTCCTCCAAGCCAGGTCGCCATCAACTACACCAGCTTCTACGGCCAAGCCCAATGCCACAACCACGCCCCAGCCTACAAGCCATCAATCGCCAGAAGACTTACTCATCTGAACCTAAATTTTCTCTCTTCCTTCATTATTCTTTACTTCTTCTTCTCTCCCTCTTATTTCTGTGAAATTTTTTATCTTAGATCCATAGTTTCCCGACCCAGAAAACCAAACTGATATATCAATCTAAAAAATTAATTTTTCAAAAATGAAGAGACAACTTTACCCTTAAAAATATGCTAGTAAACATGTCAACTGACGGAGCTATGGACGGTATGTACTAAAAGTGGGTTCGGTTTGTTAGCTCATGTACATGTGTTATTTTTCAAAGTTGAGAAACTTTAATTATCAGTGACCCAAAGTTCGTGTACTGTTTTTAAAATTTTCCCTATTAAGAATATATTCTCTCCTTGTTTAATTTTTGTTTTACATTTTCTAGTTAAGAAATATAACTTCTGCTCAATCCCAGTATATAGTTTCTTCTTCTTTTCTTCAAACCGACATTGTGAGTCTGTTGCTATAGATATATAAAGACATAATATTTTTTTAATAACCTGGCTGGCCTCTAATCAATGTTCACATGCATCATGAGAAACTGACTTGCCTTCCTAACTTTGTTGTTACATTTGGTATAAGTTTCTTAATGATTGGTTTTTGCTGTGTAGCCTGAGATGGAGATGGTGGCTCGAGGCTTGGAGAAACACTTGAAAATGGATCAGAGGGAATTTCTTATGAGCATGCTTGTTGGCATTTGCAGCGAAGAGAGCCAGAAAAGAGCAGCAGAAGCGCTAGGTTTGGTGCGTTTGCTTAAATCTTTTGGCAAATTTTGCTATGCAAATTTGTAGTGACTTGTTATATTAGGTTGGTTTGAACTAAAAAATATAAGCTATACCAACTGGGCATAACAAGATATTCTGTTGGCCATTTAAGTATTGGATGATAGAACCCCATAATCAAATCAAGTATAGCAGCCAAATGGTGTTGTTCCTGACAATTCCACCCTTCTCTGTCAGACCAGAGAAAGTAAAACCCTTGTCTGGATTTCCGTTTTTTTATGCATAAACCATATGGTCTGATATTACAGAGTACTGACATGTTCCATAGCAAATGATGAAAGTCATTTTAAAGTATAATATGTCGCAGCTTGCAAGCATCAATTGGTTATTTGTCATTGATTTCTAATAGTGTTTCCCCTTTCTTTGCAGGTATCATCTTTCAAAGGTGTTGGTGATGAACAATGGCAATAGTCTAGTTAGGAAATAACCATCAAGGAAGCACATGTGCTGAATCAAATCTAATAACCATAAGGAAACACATTGGGTATTTACTATTGTGAATAAGCTCTAATATCAATTAAGAAATACATCAAATCTTATTTTTTCACACACGTATTATTGGAAGGTAAAAATACCCCCTAAACTTGGCTCTAGTTGTCAATTTACACCCTCAACTTGCAATTGTGGCAATTTACCTCAACTTGGTAAAAAGTGCCGATTTGCATCCCCTCTGTCAAATTGGACGGTTTTCCTTCAATTATCAATCATGTGCCATGCATGTGAGGGGTATCACTGTAATTTTATAATATTTTTTTGTTTTGTTTTAATGATAAAAATAATGAAACAGACCTTCAAGCAAAATGATCATTCCAGTTGCTGCTATTGAAATATTGCATTGGTTTATATTGAGTTTGGATTGTCACTGATTGTTCCTCGTATGAAAGAGATTCCCCTACTTGGTTTTCTTGATCATCGGGATCTTTGCAAGTTCGGAAGATGAAGCAAAACCAGCTAAACCATGACCAATGCCATCTGCTTGGGACATACGTTTAGGATGAGGTGTTTGCGTTGCATTCTAGAGTTTTTCTCTCGTTTTTACTTGAGATTTACAACCTGTGGTTGAGATCTGCATGTTATCAAGTTCGGTTCAGGAGAGCTAAAAGTTGATAGAGAAACATGCCAGAGTTGGAACCTTTCTAATGTTGAGAATCTTCTTTTTATGCACAAAGTTGAGAATTAGATCATAGTTTTTTATTGGATAAATAACTTATATGTTATAATCAGTCTATCGTAAATTAAACCTATTATGCTACTAAACAAACGTTAATTAAATGATTTAAATAACCCCTGAAATAATGCTGGAAATATAAGAAAGAAATGGTGATGCTATTTACACACCATATTATTTATGACATGAACGAATCAAAATAAAACTAGATCGTAAATAGACAAGGTACTTGATCTTATAATAAAATAGTGTGTGCGTGTTGAGTAAAAATAATAATAAAAGAAGCCAAAATATTATAAAAGTAGTCCAAAAGCTGAACTCCTATTGGTCACACAACATCACCATTGAAAAGAAAAATGGAGGAGGAAATATAAATAAATAAGCAAAGCCTCCATTACCTCCTACCTTGGTTTTCCAGAATTATACGTGTTCATCACGCGCCCCGCCTCTCTCAGGTTCTCTCTCTCTCTTCTCGAAAACCCTAGGAATAGGAAAATGAGGGCTATTAGATTCGTTATCTGCTCCATCTAACTCGCTCAGCTGATCGCAAATCTGTTACAGGTCCTCGCAAGATCCTCATCATCCAATCGAGTTCGTGTTCTTCAGATTTCGCTAAGGTAACTGTTGCCGCATGCTTCATATTCTTAATCGAATCCCTTTGAATTCTGTTCTCATTTTCTGCGTTTATTGTTTGCACTTTGCAGTAAGTCGGTCCGCGAAAATGGTTTCCTTCGAGATGAATGATCGGAAAAGTGAGTCTGAGTTGTATTTCTCATTTTGGATTCTTTAATTACTTTCTTCATTTATAATTATGCATCTTATTTATGAAGCATGTTTATTGATTCAGTAATAGTGTGACTGGAGTTGCTCTGCTTAACATTTGTATTAAGGTTGAGTCTACTGTGACTGTGCGGTGCTTAGATTTTGGTTCTGCTGACCAGTATGATAATTTCTTATGCCTTTTCCGAGTTCGTGCCACAGATCTAATGGCTATTGTGGTGAAAATGAGTAATATAAAAGAAGTAGGAACTTATTTTTGCTGTTTGTTTTTACTGCATTGCCCTGCCTCTTCTTAATTGATTGCCAGTTGAGCTGTATTTGAATATTTGGTATTCATGCAATTTTGAAATGGGACAGAGATTGGACTGGGATTGACTGGATTTGGCATATTTTTCTCATTCCTGGGAATGGTTTTCTTCTTCGACAAGGGATTACTTGCAATGGGAAATGTGAGTGCATTTTATATATACCCTTCTTGTTAACTCATTTGCTTTATGTATATTTATATTTTTCTTTTATTTATTATTGGACATGATGCGTGTTTAACACTTCTCATTTGTTAATCAGATCCTCTTCTTCTCAGGGGTGACTCTAACCATTGGATTCAAGTCCACGATGCAATTCTTCATGAAACGTCAAAATTTTAAGGTTTTTGATCTTAAACTTTTTTTCTAGATCTTTGTCCGTGTATTTCAATTTTTTTTTTCACCTTTTCTTTTTCTGCAACTATACAGGGGTCAATTTCTTTTGGTGTTGGATTCTTCTTTGTGCTCATAGGGTGGCCAATTGTGGGCATGCTTTTGGAGGCATATGGGTTCGTTGTACTCTTCAGGTCTGTGCAATTGTTACTTTGACCTACCTTTTTCATACTGTGCGTTTTAGATGTATGTTGCTGATGGAAAGTATGTTGTGCAGTGGCTTCTGGCCAACATTGGCAGTTTTTCTGCAGAAGATTCCTATTCTGGGATGGGTTTTCCAACAGCCATATGTTAGATCGGTATGTTCAGTATGTTGTTGTTCAGCTGCAAATACATTTTTGTTTGTGTGGTTTTTATATGGTGATGTACATCTAGGCTTGTCAAAAGAGTTGGTTTCGCCATCATAATATTCATGAAAGACCGAGTTTAAATAAAAAAAATGACAATGTTATAATCGGGATATTCTTTTAGAAGTTTGACAGGTAATGCAAACCTGAGACTTTACTAAACTAGATACTATTTTGTTCAAACTATATGACCATGATTATTTTCCTTCCCCTTCCCTTGTTACTGTCGCTGATAACTTGGCGCGCACACCCATAGTCTTATATGGATTTAAAACTGTTATTTTATTTCATTTTGTTCATGTAAATTGTCTATAGTATTAATATGCTTTGGTGTATGACTAGATGTTTTACCAAGTTAAATTGAAGTTTCTTAGGAGCAAATCTGAAAGTCTTTGGACATTATTTCATTTTTTTAAAACCCGATACAGGATATCGGTATTTATCTTGACTTCAAGTATTTGAATACGAGATGTCTCTGAAAGGGGTTTGGCTTTAGTAAGGCAATGATTAGATTGGTCTTTGACCTATCAATGATCAGATTGGTCCCCTTCCATCAACCAATTAGTGCTTGTTGGTTCTTATTAAACAAAAAATATTAAAAATTGAAAGTAAAAGCTATTGATTATCTGTGTGGCCACTGATTTTGTTGTTACCTTGGGTTTCTGGGTGTATTTTAAAATTGGTTTCAAAACTCTTAGTTGCCTTGGTTGCGGATAAACATTCACTTGGGTTAGGGAGACAAACTTGTCAAATTATCATGGAAGGAGGTGTCATGAACCTCCCTATTGCCTGAAATGCTTTAAATTCCTGTTGCGTGGAGTGACTGGAGTCTCTACCATTGAGGTACCTGCACATTATTAGTTTATGGCCTACGTCAAGGTGACTCGGTATTTAAAAATTAATGTCAAATAGAAGACTGAAACACATCTATTTGAAATTCTAAACTTTATTGTGCAAGGGTTTTTACTTTTTGGATGTTTTATATGAAGACTACAATGGTATACAAGAACCACACCATGATTAGCTTGGTAGCATTCACAATGCTGTGATTTTGTTGAATCATGAGAACAATTTTTAATTTTTAGACCCATACATAGTATCAACTGCTCCACAATAATTGGCTTCTGTTTATGCGGTTCTTGCATGATTGAGTAGAATGCAGTTTGAATCTCTTTGTCTCCTTAAGCTTNNNNNNNNNNNNNNNNNNNNNNNNNNNNNNNNNNNNNNNNNNNNNNNNNNNNNNNNNNNNNNNNNNNNNNNNNNNNNNNNNNNNNNNNNNNNNNNNNNNNNNNNNNNNNNNNNNNNNNNNNNNNNNNNNNCGGTATCGTGGTCGACGGGTGCCTGTGTAGCCAGGAGACAGAGTGCCAAAACTGATGCAGGCGAATCTGTAATTTCTTGTAATATACGTTAGATGGAAAAACATGATTCTTTTTATTTCAGCCCACAAATTGACTGTAGGAAATTACTGAGCTTTATCTTCTACAAAAAAGAAGTTAAAAAGAAAAAAGAGGGATGAGCTTTATCTGTAGCTGTCTGTGTTAGTCTGATTCTTTTGTTCTTATTGCTGAATGCGAACTTTTGCTTCTTTTGAATGGTCACTGTTTAGTTCGTCATGTGTTTAGGGTATTCAATAATTCTTGCTGACGTGGTTGTTAGTTCTGAATACCGCTTGATTGAAAGAGGCTATGATAATTGTATTGGGGACCCTGGTAATATTTCGAGTCAACAACCACAATGCCTACATTAAAGCAGCTTGTGGGTTGTGTTTGCTTGCTAGAGAAGTGCAAGGAAGCAAAGCAAAACTAACTTGTATATGCTTGGAAGAGAAGTGTAAGGAATCAACAAAAAGCTAAACCAGTATCAATGTCGGATTCTGGAATAGAATGAAGTACCTGGCATGTGAGCCAAGTTATTAAAGATGGCACATATCAAGGTCCGTGATGAAAATGAAAATGAAAATCTAAAGTATGCGAATCATTTATTTTATTGTTCTAGGCATAATTACTTGTTTAGGATTACTTAAGGGTTAACATGTATTTCATTTAAAAGTATCTGAACAAACGAGATGGCAGTTTATCCTAGTGAGATTGCAGGATTTCAATCTCTATTTTGGACAACTTCCTCAGAGTTGTATATATCGACGTGGTTAAATCTTAAAAGTGAATCAGATAATTAACTCAGTTCCATTTGATAACAACCAAAAAAAGCAACTTGTAAATATTAGTAAAAAGAACAGCTACTTGCGTCAAAAACAAGTTAAAAGCAATGTGGCTTAGAGCCATTCTTCAACACTACTGACCAAAAAATTGGCACACTTATATACAGCACATCCAGAAATCTTGAGTTCTCAGTTGGAAATTAGAGATGCGTCTTTCTTTCTGCATGTTGCTTCTCCTTGATTGCATACAGAACATTCAGACCTAATGCATCACTTCGAGTTCTGAGTCCAAAGTCATAGAAGAGTCTTGCATTTCATTTTTATTCTTTAGCCTGGCACTTGATCTCCTCGGTACAGATATCTTGCCGGTCAGGTTTCTTCCAGAATACATTCCTTTTTTAGATTTCTGGCTGCCTTTTGAATGTATGTTTGCACTCTTGTTTCTGTCACCGTCAATGTGAACCTTCTTAGCCATGGTTAGCGTTTCATTGCATCCAGATTCCACCTTTTCAACTGGATCACTATCTTCCATGTTTGAGTTGATTTGTGGAGTGGTATCCCCAAAAACATTGTCCCCCAATGTTCTCAGTATATCATCCAAAATGGTCTTCAAATGTTCAGAATCTCCAACACAAGACATTATAAAATCACGTGTCGCTGTCGCTGGGACATCAGATATAGAAAATGGTAACTGATTACTTTCACTATGTTCTAAAGACATGTACTTCTGAGATGAATTTCTGGCTGATGCACTTTTGCCAGTAGAACCTTGACCCAACAAAGCAGCTGCATGCTCCTCCCAGTCAAATGGAAATCCAAGCAGATAGCGATCATAAATCTGTCAGAATAGCTGGCACAATCTTAACTTCGTTTGGAAGTAGCCTTACAGCCATGAACTTTTTTTCTTCTTTTTTTTTTATAAATAACTTAAAATTAATAGATGCATGAATTTGATCAAAACTGAATCAATAGCACCTCATTCATACTGAGTGATGAGTTTTCTTTTCATGCAATTAAAACATACTGATCCTAATTCTGCGCGTGTGCGCAAACAGACACACCCACAGAATATACATATGTTTCAAACAAGTCGATATTCAGTGAAATGGATTAAGACAGCATCGATATCACCTCATTCATACAGAATGAATATTCTTTCATGTTACCATAGAGTAGGCATTGCAGTTAAAACACTGATCCTAAGTCAATAATGTATCTACTCTTGATATAGCATTCAACATCCTTTACATTTAGGGTTCTGGGTTACCTGTCCTGAGTAAAGAAGTGAGAGGAGCATAAGCAAGGTATGACATACCTCCGGCGGAAAACCATTTTGACTAGTGCGGGAGATATTTAATAATCCACAGAGTGTAACAATAATGCCATCTATTGTCTCAAGAGTTGTGGCAGTATGTCTCTTTGAAATTGCTGCCGAGCTAAAAGTTCTTATTGCAGGTCTCCTGTCAAACAACAATAGGAAAGGTTATGAACATGAAGAATTCTTTTTTTGAGAGCAATAACGAGAATGTTATTCAAAATAGAACAGAATTGAACTACAAAGCACTGGGATTCCCAGGAATATCCAAAACATCCCTACTCCCTTCCCTTCTACTACCAACACGAGTTAAGGGTCTGTCACTATTCAGGACAGTCAGGCCCATCCCTTAACCACGAAACACGCATATCTATCCGGCTACATACTTAGCTACCGCATGCGCCGCGCCATTGCACACTCTTGATACATACTCAAGAACACAACCACTAGACGCAGCCAAGAGAAGTCTCACTCTCTCTACTAGAACACCCTCCCCTTGGTTTTAAACAAGAAGAGAATCTGGATTCATAACATGCTAGTGCTTTTGCATGTTTTCAGGGGACAAGAGATTACTGGGAGGCCTAGCAGCACCAACAAACTCTCTTGTTCCTCTCCTTCCATTTTAAGATTTCAGCAGCAGCACCAAAGCAAAAGATATTAATAAAAAGGTAATGGGAATAATTACAGTGATCTAGCGAAGCCTTCAACAGCCAAGGCGTTGTTTCCTTGAGCCTTGACGAGCCACCAATCATCCAACAAAACCTTGAAATCAAAAACAGACGGATGAACTTAGATTCTGAAAGAAAAGAAGAAACAAAGAAAGAAAGAGATTACCGATTTGAGGGAGGCAGAGACGGTTCTGGGGGCAGAAAATGGGGGCGGCGGCGTTGAAGTCATGGCACTGATTCACTAGTGGGCAAAAGAGGAAGAGGGTGTGAAGATTATTCAACACAGCGAAGAAGAAAGAATTAGATAACTTCTTTTCTTGGAGCAAAGTAGTAGAGTTGATGGGATATCGACCGTATCTTTAATGTTTCCTGGGTCATAGACACTGATCCGTGTTTGGTCACTACAGTCACTATAGTCAATAGGCTGAAATGAAAGATACGGTACCAATTTGACATCAAAATTAAAGTTAGAGTAACAAATTAATAATTACATACATCAAAGTTCTTCGATTACCAATTCAATGAAGAAAAACAAAAAAAACAAAAAGAACAAATATCTCTAGCACACATGCATGCATTCACCCTCGATCGATCAATCAACTCTTTTCTTTCTTGGAGTGGCATTTTCGCTGTCGTCATCATCATCGTGGTCGTAATGGAGAGTACAGAGAACAATAGGAGCCAAGAAATGATGAAGAAGTTGATCCTTCCTGATAGCCTTGGCAATGTCACATTTCTGCAGTGTTCGCTTCTTGCTTGCTTCTGTCTGAAGCCACGCCCGAAGAGTAAGCTCCATTATGAACAGCTCACATGCTTTCGAGAACAAGATCGGAGTCTCTGAACTGATCATCTGCAATTGCTTCCCCATGCACGCACATCATCAGTATCCATCTTATATACAAATAACAAACATCCAACATACATATATGTTATGATGTGATGGTCATAATTTGATTACCTTGACCACATCATTTGATTTCATAATCCTTTCACCCGAGCAAGAGGTAGTTGATGGTAACTCCTTGACACTGTTTTTACATTCACAATCAACTAATCGATCAGGTTCCAGAAAAGTAAATAAATAATATATAAACATTTGGTTCATTGCCTCCTCTAGTACTCGATCCATCTTTCGCTGTTCTTCTCTTATTTGCAAAGCCAAAGGGAATCAAAATCCTACTAACAAATATTAAAACCAGATTGAACAAGTTCAACCTAACAACAATTATCGATCTATTTGCAGCTTTTTCAACCAAATGGTAGAAATTATGAATGAAATCAATAAAAAATCTCCATACATATGTGATCTCTACACTACTATAAAGCGAACAACGCCGTTAAATTCATCAAACTATGTTCTGACAATATTACCCTTAATAAGACAACTTAAACAAGTAAAAACAAATGTCATTATAATAAACTACAAAATAAAATAAAACATGAAGATGTCAAAACTAATCACTTAAGTTTCTTTATAGGTGGATCGTGATCCCATGCAATTGCACAGGGAAAAGACTCGATAGAATTTGGTCTAATTACATTGTAAAAGGGAAGATTTGTTGTTCATTTTTGGTTGTTAATTTAACAACAAAAAAAAATTGTTGGAAGAAATTAAACCTGGGGTATTGTGAATCTCGAGCAATTGCTTATACCAAAACAGCTGCACATTATTCTTCTCCAGTTGGACAAGATTGGTGCATCTAGCCGCTTCAGCCTCCTATTTGGATCAACAATAACCAATATAATTCAAAAAGAAATGAAAAATAAAAGAAAAATGTATACATCAATCTTGCATGGGATAGCTGATTCAATGTGGCTCTTGGGAAAGTAACACAGAACAAAGAAAATAGCTAGAGAAGGGAAAGTGAAAGCTATGAAGTAATCAATCAATAGAAGCTAATTCACCTCTTGGGTGGAGTCGGGTAGCAGAGAGGAAGACGTAGGCATGAAGTTGTGAAATACTTGTGGAGTAGGAGGAGGAGGATGAGAATTGTTTGAGGGATTCATATCAAGACCTAACTAGGCAGTTCCCAACACCCGAACCCCTTATTTCTCATGTGAGGGAGAGTCTTTTTAAGCTGTCAACTTTGTTATAGAGATAAAGTTAACATTAATGTAACATTAACCTTTTTTTACTTTTATTTGCTTTCCTTTTGTCTGTAAGTACGAGAGAATCTATTAGCAATAACTTTAAGGTCAGCAGAAATAAGTGATATATATTACATGTAATTATTTGGACAACCTCTGCTGATGGAGATAATCTCTTGTTGCAGCCTCTTTCAACTCCGACACCACCACTGTT
This genomic interval carries:
- the LOC101310602 gene encoding uncharacterized protein LOC101310602 — translated: MTSTPPPPFSAPRTVSASLKSVLLDDWWLVKAQGNNALAVEGFARSLRPAIRTFSSAAISKRHTATTLETIDGIIVTLCGLLNISRTSQNGFPPEIYDRYLLGFPFDWEEHAAALLGQGSTGKSASARNSSQKYMSLEHSESNQLPFSISDVPATATRDFIMSCVGDSEHLKTILDDILRTLGDNVFGDTTPQINSNMEDSDPVEKVESGCNETLTMAKKVHIDGDRNKSANIHSKGSQKSKKGMYSGRNLTGKISVPRRSSARLKNKNEMQDSSMTLDSELEVMH
- the LOC101297631 gene encoding vesicle transport protein GOT1A-like, giving the protein MVSFEMNDRKKIGLGLTGFGIFFSFLGMVFFFDKGLLAMGNILFFSGVTLTIGFKSTMQFFMKRQNFKGSISFGVGFFFVLIGWPIVGMLLEAYGFVVLFSGFWPTLAVFLQKIPILGWVFQQPYVRSXXXRYRGRRVPV